The following are encoded in a window of Numida meleagris isolate 19003 breed g44 Domestic line chromosome 13, NumMel1.0, whole genome shotgun sequence genomic DNA:
- the MYO15A gene encoding unconventional myosin-XV, translating into MVGKKGEAKKEADGKGKGGKGKGKDGKKGKKEVVSEVEEASDTELLKEESKEPEAVEEEKEKEEVEEEEAAAEEPKKGKGKEKKGVLKAVVAKKPGRGKKVQLEPEEEEGESDAASAKKNLKGASKTTADNAKKKKGAKGTEATAQPAEEEEEAAVAAALKARAKRSLRSTSKLFLGFKKLGLRRPKKGQFKNTSRFFWGLQKQSTKKKKKKKNKAVLKSTSNLMVRFKHVGKKRKKEEAAAAPQPKPAFLLLHRAGQAAEDGASLFRRRPERKFKPRAQVLSKAAAATGWLARKLLSRRGRLTGGSRAADTAWLSRIGAKKLPFPAEDEILRHRANMRRLPAGSGPAAPGAERRGSMARRPSSRRRSQRGVPMGTPALRYGWAQEERDAAYGRRQGYGKEEQEGPYGIRHGYTKEVPGGAYGRHLGYTKEDDGTYGRRRGYAEEEEEGPYGLQRGYEEEEEDYIHSPTVAYPPGYGFEDAVPTRYVDYPGYDAEDEYGFDGGFWDENEPLEHPYGYLEPEDEDYGSPVHLYDPYSSDPEYGEEVAGPFGYREDPYEDFGEPLGLTAGGYMGDEYPEHRIQYSEGGWTPRAQSSCNPYALGLDEIAEAEEPEDWQEEDRNYPFSILSTSSLKGMRDTLSSKLSLNRKFRLFPRPQVKLFGRDRLDISLPPSPHRDEDDYDEYEPPATGPKAHRGGRVSAARVCGSPLGQFLQRSLSQLQPLGRALRGMGNPWDRGAVQPSYRRFGHGTESAGSVRVGGSQDPLPHEPGASRPSSLRNPFVNPVRSPSPPPAQQHPSSVRGERPRRSVSFGASFRREPPAVPWAPPNAAPPAPASRHLGVSGRPLTPQPSRRSSSPRMSPPRRLPVAWPRQPEPPTKAVKPLMRSSFLAPPSRPGSRRLSPSWDEAPSMELPPWQGTPPPPSPASGPPKSFIQRIGQPLAGMAPRSPPPRPSPAESGGRSPSPGRIRHVGQSLASLLVGSMAPSKAPSSPPPARRPLSRSPSPPRRPSRRDVGTPSSPNTNVGSPLLPSSPSTRRRSPPPHSRPPSSPPILRRSLRAPEPPENEAVAGEDGTGRYAVVTPQIQRLGSFRRASRMYKQHWSKQHVVRVREMPDIWTAEQGYPRHPAERGRQWASQRGTSIARYLGQRSASAWRDRHPWADGYLGSKQPWRSKMQSLCSLPIVRYQEPQEEDGLEDMTQLEDLQEATVLSNIRTRFERQLIYTYIGSILVSVNPYRLYNIYGMEQVLQYEGRALGENPPHLFAIANVAYSKMMDAKHNQCIVISGESGSGKTEATKLILRYLAAVSQKRSTAQQILEATPLLESFGNAKTVRNDNSSRFGKFVEIFLEDGLICGAITSQYLLEKSRVVFQAKSERNYHIFYEMLVGLPAQQRQRYCLQGAETYYYLNQGGNCEIPGKDDAEDFRRLLNTMEVLGFSVDEQSSIFRILSSVLHLGNVYFEKYETDCQEIATVVSATEIRTVAELLQISPEGLQKAITFKVTETLREKIFTPLTVESAVDARDAIAKTLYALLFGWLTDRINKLVYPRQDTLSIAILDIYGFEDLNFNSFEQLCINYANEYLQFFFNKIIFQEEQEEYLREQIEWKEIPFSDNQPCIDLISQKPYGILRILDDQSCFPQATDHTFLQKCHYHHGTNPLYTKPKMPLPEFTIKHYAGKVTYQVHKFLDKNYDQVRQDVLDLFISSRTKVVANLFFGHAQVLARQRSLVRRSSTRTRRYKAPTVAARFQQSLLDLVEKMERCNPFFVRCLKPNNKKEPGLFEADVVSSQLRYSGILETIRIRKEGFPIRIPFLVFIDRYRCLVDMWSNVVPNGANCVEMLRNLCPVSPSMYYVGVSKLFLKEQLYQALESKRARAHHLAALTLQRYARTFFIKKRFRSLRRKIVLLQSRARGYLARQRYRRMRHTLIKFRSLVHIYVNRRRYLKRKEDARRRAEEEKERRKQELTRREVVDVTHLEIPAELMGLLEAAAAAREVNAGCVVLVPPPALQPDSQLTLPLDINDYSMAKYVRGHFQEPAFGMLTAPLVAPLTRLDEELCHEALGLFKLILRFMGDPGLGGKQETLFGNYIVQKGLSAPGLRDELLAQAANQVWRNTNVNNEERGWLLLAACLSAFPPSAAFDKYLLKFVSDYAFAGYKPVCQRKLMHAMARSQLGARAYPPSLLEWTANRRQASMALQLFCFDGDQFSCPVHSWSTGEDLAGDVLKHSRGLAEGWRGWSVAMKVGTQWAELAGHDYVLDLVSDLELLQGFPKQKSCFLIAWDGAGSRDRASWAVHPVDLDEVPPPPAVRAPTLPSLVEAEGYPPHDTDFGEHRTQKGLDRYLDSLFDPVLSYGNGELEKPAAIVQRMKGGGGVGGGDSSGGAKQLHPAMPPDTRQPKGAEPASPPQRCADPSPPRPPGRTAEGAPTRAPQPRPYLQKAVPTGWQWNGEPVQHSRLNSEHIPRPTHNIRNIIRQCQPTPRGPQPHSKLFGKKLDPHEEALQILKEQLSAARAPAAVGPMEAVAAVKPVPSGRYQLRAPMGRPAASRPPVFVSRELPSEAQQVQTQLHHSCSEDFYTYHNVPWKIYIRKEVFYPKDSFNNPLLLDLIFRQIFTDTLSDTCIRISPEERLRMKSLFAENKLDSFSPVATESVKKEIVMAARDSCEVYFSRLFPATGSVGTGVQILAVSHAGIKLLRLVKGTNMPGEQLRVLRVYSYADVLFVATPSRNMLEFNLSSEKLILFSPKAPQVKAMVDHFITELRKDSQYVVAVRNYSPEDGAQLSFHKGDIIHLQPLEHPKIDHYYGCVVRKKVMYLEELKMGTQDFGWKFGAIYGRSGLFPAEYVQPVAAPDFVHLPAGRKEEPGDKQGRVAASGAVAMAVASTAVARELDRKTEGSPTSTAFQEGPESDSTEHLGDGMGTCPMLAFAKRYFRAAQRGTTESCGSKGKKDGPNGIEMLRFTKIPIQESLIEFTDSSVSKLATEAFQAVMKFMGDHPLRGQTELDIVCTILKLCAEHEVLRDEVYCQIINQVTDNTSSKPDSCQKGWRLLYILTAYYKCSEVLRPFLLAFLRDASVRPEQPFQGISKACEQNLRKTLQFGGRSLFPSSMELKAMVAGRSAKRQLFLLPGGIERHLKIKTCSVVLDVIEELCCEMGLQRPEALDEYILFVVTNRGQNVRPLTRREYILDVATESERLDAGYTFWCRRVVWGQPLKFDNELYVTVHYNQVLPDYLKGLFTVLPPARPGEQHFQQVAKLAALQHRAKDGNNLPTMREVQDYVPPQLFHLLSAPSWLHMVTQHMQQAQALSPHQARAQFLGLLSACPMFGSSFFYIQSCSNHAIVSPCILAVNQNGLNFLSKETHEPVAKFSLKELQATRTQRPAAGSSSPYVEITTGELQAQGITQLQLEQGLELCRVVAAHMERLLGAREKRLTLPPSEITLL; encoded by the exons ATGGTCGGCAAGAAGGGGGAGGCCAAAAAGGAGGCAGATGGCAAAGGGAAGGGGGgcaaagggaaagggaaggatggcaagaagggcaagaaggaggtGGTCAGCGAGGTGGAGGAGGCGTCAGACACCGAGCTGCTGAAGGAGGAGAGCAAGGAGCCCGAAGcagtggaggaggagaaggagaaggaggaagtggaggaggaggaggctgcgGCAGAAGAGCCcaagaaggggaaagggaaggagaagaaggggGTGCTGAAGGCGGTGGTGGCCAAAAAGCCGGGCCGGGGGAAGAAGGTGCAGCTGGAACCGGAGGAAGAGGAGGGCGAGAGCGATGCGGCGTCGGCCAAGAAGAACCTCAAAGGCGCCTCCAAAACGACGGCCGACAACgccaagaagaagaaaggagctAAGGGTACGGAGGCCACGGCCCAGCCAgccgaggaggaggaggaggcggcagTGGCAGCCGCACTGAAGGCGCGGGCCAAGCGCAGCCTGCGCAGCACCTCCAAGCTCTTCCTGGGCTTCAAGAAGCTGGGGCTGCGGCGGCCCAAGAAGGGGCAGTTCAAGAACACCTCCCGCTTCTTCTGGgggctgcagaagcagagcaccaagaagaagaagaagaagaagaacaaagcaGTCCTCAAGTCCACCTCCAACCTCATGGTGCGCTTCAAGCACgtggggaagaagaggaagaaggaggaagccGCAGCCGCCCCGCAGCCCAAGCCggccttcctgctgctgcaccgGGCCGGGCAGGCGGCCGAGGACGGAGCGTCGCTCTTCCGCCGGAGACCGGAAAGGAAATTTAAGCCGCGGGCACAGGTGCTGAGCAAGGCGGCGGCCGCCACGGGCTGGCTGGCCAGGAAGCTGCTGTCGCGGCGTGGACGGCTGACGGGGGGCAGCCGGGCGGCCGACACGGCCTGGCTGTCCCGCATCGGCGCCAAGAAGCTGCCGTTCCCCGCAGAAGACGAGATCCTCAGGCACCGAGCCAACATGAGGCGGCTGCCGGCCGGCAGCGGGCCCGCAGCTCCCGGCGCAGAGCGGCGCGGCAGCATGGCGCGGCGCCCATCCTCCCGGCGGCGGTCGCAGCGTGGCGTGCCCATGGGGACGCCGGCCCTGCGCTACGGGTGGGCCCAGGAGGAGCGGGATGCGGCCTATGGACGTCGGCAAGGCTATGGcaaggaggagcaggaagggcCCTATGGGATCCGTCATGGATACACCAAGGAGGTGCCAGGCGGGGCCTATGGCCGCCATCTTGGTTACACCAAGGAGGATGATGGCACCTATGGCCGTCGGCGTGGCTATgccgaggaggaggaggagggaccCTACGGCCTGCAGCGTGGCtatgaggaagaggaggaagactACATCCACTCACCCACTGTCGCCTACCCACCAGGGTACGGCTTTGAGGACGCAGTGCCGACCCGCTATGTTGATTACCCCGGCTATGATGCGGAAGATGAGTATGGATTTGATGGAGGGTTTTGGGATGAGAATGAGCCATTGGAGCACCCCTACGGCTACTTGGAACCCGAGGATGAGGACTATGGGTCCCCAGTCCACCTCTATGACCCTTACAGCAGTGACCCAGAGTACGGTGAGGAGGTGGCAGGACCCTTTGGTTACAGGGAGGACCCCTATGAGGACTTTGGGGAGCCCCTTGGCCTCACGGCTGGGGGGTACATGGGTGACGAATACCCTGAGCACCGCATCCAGTACAGTGAAGGCGGGTGGACCCCGCGTGCCCAGTCTTCCTGCAACCCTTACGCTCTGGGGCTGGATGAGATCGCTGAGGCTGAGGAACCAGAAGACTGGCAGGAGGAGGACAGGAATTATCCCTTCTCTATCCTCAGCACCTCCTCGCTGAAGGGCATGCGGGACACGTTGTCCTCCAAGCTCTCTCTCAACAGGAAATTCAGGCTCTTCCCAAGGCCCCAGGTCAAGCTGTTTGGCAGGGACCGCTTGGACATCTCCCTGCCTCCATCCCCACATCGCGATGAGGATGACTATGATGAGTATGAGCCACCGGCCACTGGCCCCAAAGCACACCGGGGGGGCCGGGTGTCAGCAGCGCGGGTGTGCGGGAGCCCTTTGGGGCAGTTCCTGCAGCGctccctctcccagctccagcccctcGGCCGTGCACTGCGGGGCATGGGGAATCCCTGGGACCGCGGTGCCGTCCAGCCCTCCTACAGGCGCTTTGGCCATGGGACAGAGAGCGCTGGGTCAGTGcgggtggggggcagccaggaTCCCCTGCCCCATGAACCGGGAGCTTCGCGGCCATCCTCACTCCGCAATCCCTTTGTAAACCCCGTGCGCTCCCCATCACcgccaccagcacagcagcaccccagcAGCGTGCGAGGTGAGCGGCCACGGCGCTCTGTGTCTTTTGGGGCCAGCTTCCGCCGTGAGCCCCCTGCTGTGCCATGGGCACCCCCAAATGCTGCACCGCCAGCTCCAGCATCGCGACATTTGGGGGTGTCAGGGAGGCCCCTGACCCCACAGCCATCACGGCGGAGCAGCTCCCCCAGGATGAGTCCCCCCAGACGGCTCCCTGTGGCCTGGCCGCGGCAGCCGGAGCCCCCCACCAAGGCTGTGAAGCCGCTGATGAGGAGCTCCTTCCTTGCACCACCCTCGCGCCCCGGCAGCCGCCGACTCAGCCCCTCCTGGGATGAAGCCCCCAGCATGGAGCTGCCGCCCTGGCAGGGCACGCCCCCACCGCCCAGCCCTGCGTCTGGGCCCCCCAAATCCTTCATCCAGCGAATCGGGCAGCCCCTCGCTGGCATGGCTCCGCGCTCACCACCGCCAAGGCCGTCTCCTGCCGAATCTGGGGGCCGCAGCCCGTCCCCGGGACGGATCCGCCATGTGGGGCAGTCCCTAGCATCGCTGCTCGTGGGGAGCATGGCCCCCTCCAAAGCTCCCTCGTCCCcaccgcccgcccgccgccccctATCCCGCTCACCCTCCCCACCGAGACGCCCATCCCGGAGAGATGtgggcacccccagctctccGAACACCAACGTGGGGAGCCCCCTTCTCCCGTCCTCCCCTAGCACCCGCCGCCGCAgtcccccaccccacagccgCCCCCCCAGCTCGCCCCCCATCCTCCGCCGCAGCCTCCGTGCCCCTGAGCCTCCGGAGAATGAGGCCGTGGCTGGGGAGGACGGCACTGGGCGCTACGCGGTGGTGACGCCGCAGATCCAGAGGTTGGGCTCCTTCCGGAGGGCGTCCCGCATGTACAAGCAGCACTGGTCCAAGCAGCACGTCGTGCGGGTGCGGGAGATGCCCGACATCTGGACGGCCGAGCAGGGCTACCCCCGGCACCCCGCCGAGCGCGGGAGGCAGTGGGCGAGCCAGCGGGGAACCAGCATCGCCCGGTACCTGGGCCAGCGCTCAGCGAGCGCCTGGAGGGACAGGCACCCCTGGGCCGACGGGTACCTGGGCAGCAAGCAGCCCTGGCGCAGCAAG ATGCAGTCGCTGTGCAGCCTGCCCATCGTGCGCTACCAGGAGCCACAGGAGGAGGACGGGCTGGAGGACATGACCCAGCTGGA GGACCTGCAGGAAGCCACGGTGCTGAGCAACATCCGCACGCGCTTCGAGCGCCAGCTCATCTAC ACCTACATCGGCAGCATCCTGGTGTCGGTGAATCCCTACCGCCTGTACAACATCTACGGGATGGAGCAGGTGCTGCAGTATGAAGGCAGGGCACTGGGCGAGAACCCGCC GCACCTCTTTGCGATTGCGAACGTCGCCTACTCCAAAATGATGGATGCCAAACACAACCAGTGTATCGTCATCAG TGGGGAGAGCGGCTCGGGGAAGACAGAGGCCACCAAGCTGATCCTGCGCTACCTGGCAGCCGTCAGCCAGAAGcgcagcactgcacagcag ATCCTGGAGGCAACCCCCTTGCTGGAATCCTTCGGCAATGCCAAAACTGTGAGGAACGACAACTCCAGCAGGTTTGGGAAATTTGTGGAAATCTTTCTGGAGGA TGGTCTGATCTGCGGTGCTATCACCTCGCAGTATCTGCTGGAGAAGTCCCGTGTGGTCTTCCAG GCCAAAAGTGAGCGTAATTATCACATCTTCTACGAGATGCTGGTGGGGCTGCCTGCCCAGCAGCGGCAGCGCTACTGCCTGCAGGGCGCCGAGACCTACTACTACCTGAACCAG GGTGGGAACTGCGAGATCCCGGGCAAGGATGATGCGGAGGATTTCCGCCGGCTGCTCAACACCATGGAGGTGCTGGGCTTCAGCGTGGATGAGCAGAGTAGCATCTTCCGCATCCTCTCCTCTGTCCTCCACCTGGGCAATGTCTACTTTGAGAAATACGAG ACGGACTGCCAGGAGATTGCAACGGTGGTGAGTGCCACAGAGATCCGGAcagtggctgagctgctgcagatcTCCCCCGAAGGCCTGCAGAAAGCCATCACCTTCAAGGTGACG GAAACGTTGCGGGAGAAGATTTTTACCCCCCTGACTGTTGAAAGTGCTGTGGATGCTAG GGATGCCATTGCCAAGACCCTCTATGCCCTTCTTTTCGGCTGGCTCACTGACCGCATCAACAAGCTGGTGTACCCGCGGCAGGACACCCTCTCCATTGCCATCCTGGACATCTATGGCTTTGAG GACCTCAACTTCAACAGCTTTGAGCAGCTGTGTATCAACTACGCCAATGAGTACCTGCAGTTCTTCTTCAACAAGATCATCTTCCAAGAGGAGCAG GAGGAATACCTGCGGGAACAGATCGAGTGGAAGGAAATCCCCTTCAGCGACAATCAGCCCTGCATCGACCTCATCTCCCAGAAACCCTACGGCATCCTCCGCATCCTGGATGACCAGAGCTGCTTCCCCCAG GCCACGGATCACACATTCCTGCAGAAGTGTCACTACCACCACGGGACCAACCCACTGTACACCAAGCCCAAGATGCCGCTGCCGGAGTTCACTATCAAGCACTATGCGGGGAAGGTGACCTATCAG GTTCATAAGTTTTTAGATAAAAACTACGACCAGGTCCGTCAGGACGTGCTGGACCTGTTCATCAGCAGCAGGACCAAG GTGGTGGCCAACCTGTTCTTCGGCCATGCCCAGGTGCTGGCCCGGCAGAGGAGTCTGGTCAGAAGGAGCAGCACCCGAACGCGGCGTTACAAGGCTCCCACCGTGGCCGCACGGTTCCAGCAGTCTCTTCTGGACTTGGTGGAGAAGATGGAGAG GTGCAACCCCTTCTTTGTGCGCTGCCTCAAACCCAACAACAAGAAG GAGCCAGGGCTCTTTGAGGCTGACGTGGTCAGCAGCCAGCTGCGCTACTCAGGCATCCTGGAGACCATCCGCATCCGCAAGGAAGGCTTCCCCATCCGCATCCCTTTCCTTGTCTTCATTGACAG GTACCGCTGCCTAGTCGACATGTGGTCCAACGTGGTCCCCAATGGGGCCAACTGTGTGGAGATGCTGAGGAACCTCTGCCCCGTCAGCCCCAGCATGTACTACGTCGGCGTCAGCAAG CTCTTCCTGAAGGAGCAGCTGTACCAGGCACTGGAGAGCAAGCGGGCCCGCGCACACCACCTGGCCGCGCTCACGCTGCAGCGCTACGCCCGCACCTTCTTCATCAAGAAGCGCTTCCGCTCCCTGCGCAGAAAAATCGTCCTGCTGCAGAGCCGGGCACGTGGCTACCTGGccag GCAGCGGTACCGCCGCATGAGGCACACACTCATCAAGTTCAGGTCGCTGGTGCACATCTATGTGAACCGCCGGCGGTACCTCAAG aggaaggaagatgcACGCCGGCGGgcggaggaggagaaggaaagaaggaagcag GAGCTGACgaggagggaggtggtggacGTGACACACCTGGAGATCCCCGCTGAGCTGAtggggctgctggaggctgcGGCAG ctgcccgTGAGGTGAACGCCGGCTGTGTGGTCCTGGTGCCGCCGCCAGCATTGCAGCCCGACTCCCAGCTCACCCTGCCGCTCGACATCAACGATTACTCCATGGCCAAGTACGTGCGGGGCCACTTCCAG GAGCCGGCCTTTGGGATGCTGACGGCCCCGCTGGTGGCCCCACTCACGCGGCTGGATGAGGAGCTGTGCCATGAGGCGCTTGGCCTCTTCAAGCTG ATCCTGCGCTTCATGGGTGACCCGGGGCTGGGTGGCAAACAGGAGACCCTTTTTGGCAACTACATCGTGCAGAAGGGGCTGTCGGCGCCGGGGCTGCGGGATGAGCTGCTGGCACAAGCCGCCAACCAGGTCTGGCGCAACACCAACGTCAACAACGAGGAgcggggctggctgctgctggccgcCTGCCTCAGCGCCTTCCCCCCATCTGCCGCCTTTGACAAGTACTTGCTGAa GTTTGTCTCCGACTATGCCTTTGCTGGCTACAAACCGGTGTGCCAGCGCAAGCTGATGCATGCCATGGCACGGTCCCAGCTGGGTGCCCGCGCTTACCCGCCCTCACTGCTGGAGTGGACGGCAAACCGGCGGCAAGCCAGCATggcactgcagctcttctgcttcGATG GTGACCAATTCTCCTGCCCCGTGCACTCCTGGAGCACTGGTGAGGACCTGGCAGGAGATGTCCTGAAGCACAG CAGGGGGCTGGCAGAGGGCTGGCGCGGGTGGTCCGTGGCCATGAAGGTGGGCACCCAATGGGCCGAGCTGGCTGGCCATGATTATGTCCTGGACCTTGTCTCCgacctggagctgctgcagggtttCCCCAAGCAGAAGTCCTGCTTCCTCATCGCCTGGGACGGGGCAGGAAGCCGGGACCGTGCCAGCTGGGC GGTGCATCCCGTGGATTTGGATGAAGTGCCGCCTCCTCCTGCTGTCAGAGCACCCACGCTGCCGTCGCTGGTGGAGGCAGAGGGGTACCCACCACATG ACACCGACTTTGGGGAGCACAGAACCCAGAAGGGTTTGGATCGGTACCTGGACAGCCTCTTTGACCCAGTGCTCTCCTACGGCAATGGG GAGCTGGAGAAGCCAGCTGCCATCGTGCAGAGGATGAAGGGAGGCGGTGGTGTTGGAGGGGGGGATAGCAGTGGTGGTGCCAAGCAGCTGCATCCAGCCATGCCCCCTGACACGCGGCAGCCGAAGG GTGCAGAGCCAGCCTCACCCCCACAGCGCTGCGCAGACCCCAGCCCACCACGTCCCCCG GGCAGAACAGCAGAGGGGGCACCCACACGGgccccccagccccggcccTACTTGCAGAAAGCAG TGCCCACGGGCTGGCAGTGGAACGGTGAGCCAGTGCAGCACTCCCGGCTCAACTCGGAGCACATCCCAAGGCCTACGCACAACATCCGCAACATCATCCGGCAGTGCCAGCCCACCCCACGCGGCCCGCAGCCCCACAG CAAGCTCTTTGGGAAGAAGCTGGATCCCCACGAAGAAGCCTTGCAGATCCTGAaggagcagctctcagcagcccGGGCGCCTGCAGCTGTG GGGCCCATggaggcagtggctgcagtgaAACCGGTCCCCAGTGGCAGGTACCAGCTGAGAGCACCGATGGGGCGACCAGCAGCCTCCCGACCTCCAG TCTTCGTGTCGAGGGAGCTCCCATCTGAGGCACAGCAGGTGCAGACCCAACTTCAccacagctgcagtgaggaCTTCTACACCTACCACAACGTGCCCTGGAAAATATACATCCGCAAggag GTTTTCTACCCCAAGGACAGCTTCAACAACCCACTGCTGCTGGACCTCATCTTCCGGCAG ATCTTCACTGACACGCTCTCCGACACCTGCATCCGCATCAGCCCTGAGGAGCGGCTCCGCATGAAATCCCTCTTTG CGGAAAACAAGCTGGACTCCTTCAGCCCCGTGGCCACCGAGAGTGTCAAGAAGGAGATCGTGATGGCCGCCCGGGACAGCTGCGAGGTTTATTTTTCACGCCTCTTCCCTGCCACG GGCAGCGTGGGGACAGGCGTGCAGATCCTGGCCGTGTCCCACGCTGGCATCAAACTGCTGCGGTTGGTGAAGGGCACCAACATGCCCGGGGAGCAGCTGCGCGTGCTGCGGGTGTACAG CTACGCCGATGTGCTCTTTGTGGCCACCCCATCCAGGAACATGTTGGAGTTCAACCTGAGCAGTGAGAAGCTCATCCTCTTCTCTCCGAAAGCTCCTCAGGTGAAGGCCATGGTGGATCACTTCATCACGGAGCTCAGGAAG GACTCCCAGTACGTGGTGGCTGTGAGGAACTACAGCCCTGAGGATGGGGCTCAGCTCAGCTTCCACAAGGGGGACATCATCCACCTGCAGCCATTGGAGCACCCCAAGATTG ACCACTACTACGGCTGCGTGGTTCGCAAGAAGGTGATGTACCTGGAGGAGCTGAAGATGGGCACCCAGGATTTTG GGTGGAAGTTCGGGGCCATCTATGGCAGGTCAGGGCTCTTCCCAGCTGAGTACGTCCAGCCCGTTGCGGCCCCTGACTTCGTCCACTTGCCAgcggggaggaaggaggagccTGGGGACAAGCAGGGCAGGGTGGCAGCCTCAGGGGCTGTGGCCATGGCTGTGGCTTCCACTGCTGTGGCCCGGGAACTGGACCGCAAAACTGAG GGCTCCCCGACCAGCACTGCCTTCCAAGAGGGTCCAGAGAGTGACAGCACTGAGCATCTTGGGGATGGCATGGGGACTTGCCCCATGCTGGCCTTTGCCAAGCGGTATTTCCGTGCAGCGCAGCGTGGGACCAC TGAGTCCTGTGGGAGCAAAGGCAAGAAGGATGGGCCCAACGGGATAGAGATGCTGAGGTTCACCAAG ATCCCCATCCAGGAGTCGCTCATTGAATTCACAGACAGCAGTGTCAGCAAGCTGGCGACTGAGGCTTTCCAAG CTGTGATGAAGTTCATGGGTGACCACCCTCTACGAGGGCAAACGGAGCTGGACATTGTCTGCACCATCCTCAAG CTGTGCGCCGAGCATGAGGTGCTACGGGATGAGGTATACTGCCAGATCATCAATCAGGTCACTGACAACACCAGCTCCAAGCC GGACAGCTGCCAGAAGGGCTGGAGGCTGCTCTACATCCTCACCGCCTACTACAAGTGCTCTGAGGTGCTCAGGCCCTTCCTCCTGGCCTTCCTGCGGGATGCCAGCGTGCGCCCAGAGCAACCTTTCCAGG GCATTTCCAAAGCCTGTGAGCAAAACCTGCGGAAAACCCTGCAGTTTGGTGGCCGCAGCCTCTTCCCCAGCAGCATGGAGCTCAAAGCCATGGTG GCTGGGCGCAGCGCCAAGCGccagctcttcctcctgcccGGCGGCATTGAGCGGCACCTCAAGATCAAGACGTGCTCA GTGGTTCTGGACGTGATAGAGGAGCTGTGCTGCGAGATGGGGCTGCAGCGCCCGGAGGCTTTGGATGAATACATCCTCTTTGTGGTCACCAACAGAG GGCAGAACGTGCGACCACTGACACGTCGGGAGTACATCTTGGACGTGGCCACCGAGAGCGAGCGCCTGGATGCTGGCTACACCTTCTGGTGCCGCCGGGTGGTCTGGGGCCAGCCCCTCAAGTTTGATAATGAGCTCTACGTCACCGTGCACTACAACCAG GTTCTCCCTGACTACCTCAAGGGGCTGTTCACCGTCCTGCCGCCCGCCAGGCCAGGAGAGCAGCACTTCCAGCAAGTGGCCAAgctggctgctctccagcaccgAGCCAAGGATGGCAACAACCTCCCCACCAT GCGGGAGGTGCAAGACTACGTCCCCCCGCAGCTCTTCCACCTGCTGTCGGCCCCATCCTGGCTGCACATGGTGACCCAGCACATGCAGCAAGCACAAGCACTCAGCCCCCACCAGGCCCGGGCGCAGTTCCTGG GGCTGCTGAGCGCCTGCCCCATGTTCGGCTCGTCCTTCTTCTAcatccagagctgcagcaacCACGCCATTGTCTCGCCCTGCATCCTGGCTGTCAACCAGAACGGCCTCAACTTCCTCAGCAAGGAGACCCAC gaGCCCGTGGCCAAGTTCTCGCTGAAGGAACTGCAGGCGACGCGGACGCAGCGCCCGGCGGCTGGCTCCAGCTCTCCCTACGTGGAGATCACCACCGGGGAGCTGCAGGCCCAGGGCAtcacccagctgcagctggagcag GGCCTGGAGCTGTGCCGCGTGGTGGCCGCGCACATGGAGAGGCTGCTGGGGGCgagggagaagaggctgacgcTGCCGCCCAGTGAGATCACGCTGCTCTGA